A single window of Cucurbita pepo subsp. pepo cultivar mu-cu-16 unplaced genomic scaffold, ASM280686v2 Cp4.1_scaffold000464, whole genome shotgun sequence DNA harbors:
- the LOC111785362 gene encoding serine/threonine-protein kinase WNK1-like, giving the protein MREGGSIFLRLRIADKEGRIRNIYFPFDVETDTALSVTREMVAELDITDQDVTRIADMIDGEIASLVPEWRSGSRQSYCHNCATATYNNAIIQNSEVAPCCGHRHASIHGRFEEIMYQADESENHTAEAAENVSSLSVCLNYPETWGRRESHELSSMSSRHSHSDEDYEKIERSVTVTDTKEVIIERKTALNTRRSLRSLLNSPSLDDVQQEMRWIKAKYQIELSKLRDDRYARDTNRSSTDSHVYTNSSCCGTDSERARNRKAMEAASIVEKVVTAKNACTGSLLPSSLHRTISLPVDAVNM; this is encoded by the exons ATGAGAGAAGGTGGTAGCATCTTCTTAAGACTCAGAATTGCAGATAAAGAAG GGCGTATCAGGAACATTTATTTCCCGTTCGACGTCGAGACGGATACAGCATTGAGTGTTACGAGGGAAATGGTTGCAGAGCTGGATATTACAGATCAAGACGTAACGAGAATTGCTGATATGATCGACGGGGAAATCGCTTCCTTGGTGCCTGAATGGAGGTCGGGTTCGAGGCAAAGCTATTGCCATAATTGTGCTACTGCTACTTACAACAATGCCATAATTCAGAACTCTGAGGTAGCTCCATGCTGTGGACATCGACATGCTTCGATTCACGGTCGTTTTGAGGAGATAATGTATCAAGCTGACGAGTCCGAGAATCATACAGCAGAGGCTGCAGAAAATGTGTCGAGCCTTTCTGTTTGCTTGAATTATCCCGAAACGTGGGGACGTCGTGAAAGCCATGAACTTAGTTCAATGAGCTCAAGACATAGCCACTCGGATGAAGATTACGAGAAAATAGAACGATCAGTTACAGTCACGGACACGAAAGAAGTGATAATCGAACGTAAAACTGCTCTTAACACGAGACGCTCGCTTCGGAGCCTATTGAATTCCCCTTCATTAGATGATGTTCAACAAGAAATGAGATGGATTAAGGCCAAGTACCAAATAGAATTAAGCAAGCTCAGAGATGATAGGTATGCTCGAGACACGAACCGAAGTAGTACCGATAGCCATGTTTATACAAATAGTAGCTGTTGCGGTACAGACTCGGAAAGAGCTCGAAATCGCAAGGCCATGGAGGCGGCCTCCATTGTGGAGAAGGTAGTCACTGCTAAAAATGCCTGCACTGGTTCATTGCTGCCAAGCTCACTTCATAGAACTATCTCTCTCCCAGTTGATGCTGTGAATATGTAA